The following are encoded together in the Gallaecimonas xiamenensis 3-C-1 genome:
- a CDS encoding energy-coupling factor ABC transporter permease, with the protein MIPWGLLVGFLCFSAWAQQGAELRLLRSRSWLQGLFFGSGLALLALWLLQAGIEDGLEVHFLGLTTVTLVLGWRLALLAGLLPLGLLTLTGLEQWQHLGPNCAFGLALPVLVSEAVRQGVARYLPHHLFVYFFCTGFFNAALALVAHMLAMAAWFYWAEGFDGRQVLDNYLILMPLLAFPEALLNGMAVTMLTLYRPQWLKDFHDSDYLN; encoded by the coding sequence ATGATCCCCTGGGGGCTCCTGGTCGGCTTCCTGTGTTTTAGCGCCTGGGCGCAGCAGGGAGCCGAGCTGCGGCTGCTGCGAAGCCGCAGTTGGCTACAGGGGCTCTTTTTTGGATCGGGCCTGGCGCTGCTGGCCCTTTGGTTACTCCAGGCCGGCATCGAAGACGGCCTGGAGGTCCACTTTCTAGGGCTAACCACGGTCACCCTGGTGCTTGGCTGGCGCCTGGCGCTGCTGGCCGGGCTCCTGCCCCTGGGGCTGTTGACCCTAACGGGGCTGGAACAGTGGCAACACCTGGGGCCCAACTGTGCCTTTGGCCTGGCCCTGCCGGTGCTGGTGTCGGAAGCGGTAAGACAAGGGGTGGCCCGCTACCTGCCCCACCACCTGTTCGTCTACTTCTTCTGTACCGGTTTTTTCAATGCCGCCCTGGCCCTAGTGGCCCATATGCTGGCCATGGCCGCCTGGTTTTACTGGGCAGAGGGCTTTGACGGCCGGCAGGTGCTAGACAACTACCTGATACTGATGCCTTTGTTGGCCTTTCCCGAAGCCTTGCTCAACGGCATGGCGGTGACAATGCTGACCCTATACCGGCCTCAGTGGCTCAAGGACTTTCATGACAGCGACTACCTCAACTAA
- a CDS encoding DMT family transporter: MDTLTLLILITLAAGAMMPLQAGINAQLAANTGGAIWAAFISFAVGTLVLGGYLLALRQGIPSLGQLGSLPWWQWTGGLLGAFFVAVAAFAAPKLGAAAFIGFLVAGQMLASLLLDHQGWVGYLQKEINLYRIAGALMVIGGVVLIRRN, encoded by the coding sequence ATGGACACGTTGACGTTACTTATCCTCATTACCCTGGCTGCCGGCGCCATGATGCCGCTGCAGGCGGGCATCAACGCCCAGCTGGCTGCCAATACCGGCGGCGCCATCTGGGCCGCCTTTATCAGCTTTGCGGTGGGCACCCTGGTATTGGGAGGCTACCTGTTGGCCCTGCGCCAGGGGATCCCCAGCCTAGGCCAACTGGGCAGCCTGCCCTGGTGGCAATGGACAGGGGGCCTGCTGGGGGCCTTTTTCGTGGCGGTGGCCGCCTTTGCCGCCCCCAAGCTGGGCGCTGCCGCCTTTATCGGCTTTTTGGTGGCCGGGCAGATGCTGGCCTCCTTGCTGCTGGACCACCAGGGCTGGGTGGGCTATCTGCAAAAGGAAATCAACCTCTACCGGATAGCAGGGGCCTTGATGGTCATCGGCGGCGTGGTGCTTATCCGCCGCAACTAA
- a CDS encoding NAD-dependent malic enzyme, translating to MSQAPKRPLYIPYAGPALLESPLLNKGSAFTLQERIQFNLLGLVPQYVETIEEQKERAYAQFSSCTSDLDKHVFLRSIQDNNETLFYRLLEEHLEEVMPIIYTPTVGQACQEFSKIYRTHRGLFISYEDKDHIDDILQNATKQNVKVIVVTDGERILGLGDQGIGGMGIPIGKLSLYTACGGISPAYTLPVVLDVGTNNPDLLDDPMYMGRRQNRITGDEYYEFVETFIEAVKRRWPNALLQFEDFAQANAMPLLERYKDDICCFNDDIQGTAAVTVGTLWAACKAKGEKLSEQKVVFLGAGSAGCGIAEQIIAAMQTEGLSEAQARSRVFMVDRWGLLTSAMPNLMGFQKRLVQDVSLLESWQAEGENISLLEVIKNAKPSILIGVSGQRGLFTEEVIKAMHAGCARPFVMPLSNPTSRVEATPQEILNWTDGQAMVATGSPFSPVLVGEEKIAIAQCNNAYIFPGIGLGVIAAKAKRVTDNMLMAASRALADCSPLANEGKGPVLPNLGEIQEVSKYIALAVAKQAQEDDVALTTSDEALIAAIEKNFWLPRYRNYRRTSF from the coding sequence ATGAGCCAAGCTCCCAAGCGCCCCCTGTATATTCCTTACGCAGGGCCGGCCCTGCTGGAATCGCCGCTGCTGAACAAAGGCAGCGCCTTTACCCTGCAAGAACGTATTCAATTCAACCTGCTGGGCCTGGTGCCTCAGTATGTTGAGACCATAGAGGAGCAAAAAGAGCGGGCCTACGCCCAGTTCTCCAGCTGCACCTCGGATCTGGATAAACACGTGTTCCTGCGCTCCATCCAGGACAACAACGAAACCCTCTTCTACCGCCTGCTCGAAGAGCACCTGGAAGAGGTGATGCCGATCATCTATACCCCCACTGTCGGCCAGGCGTGCCAGGAATTTTCCAAGATCTACCGCACCCACCGGGGCCTGTTCATCTCCTACGAGGACAAGGACCACATCGACGATATCCTCCAGAACGCCACCAAGCAGAACGTCAAAGTGATAGTGGTGACCGACGGTGAGCGGATCCTGGGCCTGGGTGACCAGGGTATCGGCGGCATGGGCATTCCCATCGGCAAGCTGTCCCTGTACACCGCCTGTGGCGGCATCAGCCCGGCCTATACCCTGCCGGTAGTATTGGACGTGGGCACCAACAACCCGGATCTGCTGGACGACCCCATGTACATGGGCCGCCGTCAAAACCGCATCACCGGTGACGAATACTACGAATTCGTCGAAACCTTTATCGAAGCGGTCAAGCGCCGCTGGCCCAACGCCCTGCTGCAGTTCGAAGACTTCGCCCAGGCCAACGCCATGCCGTTGCTGGAGCGCTACAAGGACGACATCTGCTGCTTTAACGATGACATCCAGGGCACCGCCGCCGTTACCGTCGGTACCCTCTGGGCGGCCTGTAAGGCCAAGGGCGAGAAGCTCAGCGAACAAAAAGTGGTGTTCCTGGGGGCCGGCAGCGCCGGCTGCGGCATTGCCGAGCAGATCATCGCCGCCATGCAGACCGAAGGACTGTCCGAAGCCCAGGCCCGAAGCCGGGTGTTCATGGTGGACCGCTGGGGCCTGTTGACCAGCGCCATGCCCAACCTGATGGGCTTCCAAAAGCGCCTGGTACAAGATGTGAGCCTGCTGGAAAGCTGGCAGGCCGAAGGAGAGAACATCTCCTTGCTGGAAGTGATCAAAAACGCCAAGCCCAGCATCCTTATCGGCGTATCCGGGCAGCGCGGCCTGTTCACCGAAGAAGTGATCAAAGCCATGCACGCCGGCTGTGCCCGTCCTTTCGTGATGCCCCTGTCCAACCCCACCTCGCGGGTGGAGGCCACGCCCCAGGAGATCCTCAACTGGACCGACGGCCAGGCCATGGTCGCCACCGGCAGCCCCTTCTCACCGGTACTGGTGGGTGAAGAGAAAATCGCCATCGCCCAGTGCAACAACGCCTATATCTTCCCGGGTATCGGCCTTGGGGTCATAGCCGCCAAAGCCAAACGGGTGACCGATAACATGCTGATGGCCGCCTCCCGCGCCCTGGCAGACTGCTCGCCCCTGGCCAACGAAGGCAAAGGCCCTGTGCTGCCCAACCTGGGTGAAATTCAGGAAGTGAGCAAGTACATCGCCCTGGCCGTGGCCAAGCAGGCCCAGGAAGACGACGTGGCCCTGACCACCTCCGATGAGGCGCTGATCGCCGCCATCGAGAAGAACTTCTGGCTGCCAAGGTACCGCAACTACCGCCGCACCTCCTTCTAA
- the yciA gene encoding acyl-CoA thioester hydrolase YciA, with translation MTDAKRHPKGDLIIRTQTMPADTNQNGDIFGGWLMSQMDLGGGMLATEIARGRIATVAVEGMTFHQPVKVGDVVCVYGDCTRIGKTSMTIKLEVWIKPLLRSGNTERYCVTEAVFTYVAIDDAGRPRPVPKD, from the coding sequence ATGACCGATGCCAAACGTCACCCTAAGGGTGATCTCATTATCCGTACCCAGACCATGCCGGCCGACACCAACCAGAACGGTGACATTTTCGGCGGCTGGCTCATGTCCCAAATGGACCTCGGGGGTGGCATGCTGGCCACCGAAATTGCCCGTGGCCGTATCGCCACCGTTGCCGTTGAAGGCATGACTTTTCATCAGCCGGTGAAAGTGGGGGATGTGGTCTGCGTCTACGGCGACTGCACCCGCATCGGCAAGACCTCCATGACCATCAAGCTGGAAGTGTGGATCAAACCCCTGCTGCGCTCAGGTAACACCGAACGCTACTGCGTAACCGAAGCCGTCTTCACCTACGTGGCCATCGACGACGCTGGCCGCCCCCGCCCAGTGCCCAAGGATTAA
- a CDS encoding DUF412 family protein — translation MWDMVRDGYQLLRHWPQKGPLAWRFGLTRTVLLARWLLHWVPGLTLAWLFVALKMAAMPLSGPLLMMALLLLSLPLQAILWLGKEGRKPLSPGDRHWLAELTERMKDQGVTPVAKLEGARYLELALVMDQVAKRGERAFGPTD, via the coding sequence ATGTGGGATATGGTTCGTGACGGTTATCAGTTGCTTAGGCACTGGCCCCAAAAAGGGCCTTTGGCTTGGCGCTTTGGCCTTACCCGTACCGTGCTGTTGGCCCGCTGGTTGCTCCACTGGGTACCAGGCCTGACCCTGGCTTGGCTCTTTGTGGCCCTGAAGATGGCCGCCATGCCCCTGTCCGGTCCTTTGTTGATGATGGCCTTGCTGCTGCTCAGCCTGCCCCTGCAGGCTATCCTCTGGTTGGGCAAGGAAGGGCGCAAGCCCTTGAGCCCCGGTGACAGGCATTGGCTGGCGGAGCTGACCGAGCGCATGAAGGACCAGGGGGTGACACCCGTCGCAAAGCTCGAAGGGGCCCGTTATCTGGAACTGGCGCTGGTGATGGATCAGGTTGCCAAACGCGGTGAACGGGCCTTTGGTCCGACCGACTGA